In one window of Kitasatospora sp. MMS16-BH015 DNA:
- a CDS encoding HAD family phosphatase, protein MRYDLVIFDNDGVLVDSEPISNRVLAEYLTELGYPTTVEDSYRDFMGCAAHTVHDVVGERYGAALPEGFDELFHGRVFAAFGRELAPVRGAGELLKALQRDGVEYCLASSAHHEWIRTALDLTGLREHHREERIFSAQDVGVGKPAPDLFLHAARTLGVDPARCLVIEDSRNGVLAARAAGMDVYGYAALTDPAKLTGAGATGLITDLGEVLGLLGPLG, encoded by the coding sequence ATGCGCTACGACCTGGTGATCTTCGACAACGACGGCGTGCTCGTGGACAGCGAGCCGATCTCCAACCGGGTGCTCGCCGAGTACCTGACCGAGCTGGGGTACCCGACCACCGTCGAGGACTCGTACCGGGACTTCATGGGCTGCGCCGCGCACACCGTGCACGACGTGGTCGGCGAGCGGTACGGGGCGGCGCTGCCGGAGGGGTTCGACGAGCTGTTCCACGGGCGGGTGTTCGCGGCCTTCGGGCGCGAGCTCGCGCCCGTGCGCGGGGCGGGGGAGCTGCTCAAGGCGCTCCAGCGGGACGGGGTCGAGTACTGCCTGGCCTCCTCCGCGCACCACGAGTGGATCCGCACCGCCCTCGACCTGACCGGCCTGCGCGAGCACCACCGCGAGGAGCGGATCTTCAGCGCCCAGGACGTGGGCGTGGGCAAGCCCGCCCCGGACCTCTTCCTGCACGCCGCCCGCACCCTGGGCGTCGACCCGGCCCGCTGCCTGGTGATCGAGGACAGCCGCAACGGCGTGCTCGCCGCCCGGGCGGCCGGGATGGACGTGTACGGCTACGCGGCGCTCACCGACCCGGCCAAGCTCACCGGCGCCGGGGCCACCGGGCTGATCACCGATCTGGGCGAGGTGCTCGGCCTGCTGGGCCCGCTCGGCTGA
- the proC gene encoding pyrroline-5-carboxylate reductase has protein sequence MASGSGQKIAFLGTGKIGEALLSGLLRAGTDPADVLVTTRRPERAAELTERYGVTVVGNTEAAKLADTLILAVKPQDMGTLLDELGPHIGAEKLVISAAAGIPTAWFEERLAAGTPVVRVMPNTPVLVDEGMSVISGGSHATELHLARTEEIFRSVGKALRLPESQQDAATALSGSGPAYFYFLVEAMTDAGILLGLPRHVAHDLIVQSAIGASIMLRDSGEHPVKLREAVTSPAGTTIAAIRELENHGVRAALLGALEAARDRSRELASGGK, from the coding sequence ATGGCCAGCGGCAGCGGACAGAAGATCGCCTTCCTGGGCACCGGCAAGATCGGCGAGGCGCTGCTCTCCGGGCTGCTGCGGGCGGGCACCGACCCGGCCGACGTGCTGGTGACCACCCGGCGGCCGGAGCGGGCGGCCGAGCTGACCGAGCGGTACGGCGTGACCGTGGTGGGCAACACCGAGGCGGCGAAGCTGGCCGACACCCTGATCCTCGCGGTCAAGCCGCAGGACATGGGCACCCTGCTGGACGAGCTCGGCCCGCACATCGGCGCCGAGAAGCTGGTCATCTCGGCGGCGGCGGGCATCCCGACCGCCTGGTTCGAGGAGCGGCTCGCGGCCGGCACCCCGGTGGTCCGGGTGATGCCCAACACGCCGGTGCTGGTGGACGAGGGGATGAGCGTCATCTCCGGCGGCTCGCACGCCACGGAGCTGCACCTGGCCCGGACGGAGGAGATCTTCCGCTCGGTGGGCAAGGCGCTGCGGCTGCCCGAATCCCAGCAGGACGCGGCCACCGCGCTCTCCGGCTCCGGCCCGGCCTACTTCTACTTCCTGGTCGAGGCGATGACCGACGCCGGCATCCTGCTGGGCCTGCCCCGGCACGTGGCCCACGACCTGATCGTGCAGTCCGCGATCGGCGCCTCGATCATGCTCCGCGACTCCGGCGAGCACCCGGTCAAGCTCCGCGAGGCCGTCACCTCCCCGGCCGGCACCACCATCGCCGCCATCCGCGAGCTGGAGAACCACGGTGTCCGGGCCGCCCTGCTCGGCGCCCTGGAGGCGGCCCGGGACCGGTCGCGGGAGTTGGCCTCCGGCGGCAAGTGA
- a CDS encoding PHB depolymerase family esterase, giving the protein MRYRRSTRYGWAVTALFGLLAGLLALVPGRAQAATLTEVTGFGSNPGALRMFRYVPDGLPAGRPLVVALHGCTQSAAAYDDASGWTQWARPWGFALLLPQQTSSNNPNSCFDWYTPADFSRDQGEALSVKQMVDRMKTDYGSDAGRVYVTGLSAGGAMTAALLADYPDVFAGGGIVAGLPYHCATTQVEASVTCMTTGRTQTPAQWGDLVRAADPGWTGPWPKVSLWQGSSDSVVNPGNLGELTKQWTDADGTGQTPALSETVGGYPHQVYADPDGQPRVETWSITGMDHGQPIDPGSGPTQCGTAGAYLLDANICASYWIAKFWGLDGTSPTPTPSPTPTPTPSPTTGSITLTDDTTHDGYVKAAADGSSPSVGTLADYLGLAVGRGTDGQQNRALLSFDTSTLPAGATVTGARLTVSWASGSGNPFAGADLVVDSRTGCFGNSCATAPDDWQATPTTPAAATLAPFTTGTRTSTTFTPTVTPGTPLQLRLEFDHPLTSTAYLFLQRGTHATLTLDYRR; this is encoded by the coding sequence ATGCGGTACAGGAGAAGTACGCGGTACGGCTGGGCCGTGACGGCCCTGTTCGGGCTGCTCGCCGGCCTGCTGGCCCTGGTGCCCGGCCGGGCCCAGGCGGCCACCCTCACCGAGGTCACCGGCTTCGGCTCGAACCCGGGCGCGCTGCGGATGTTCCGCTACGTGCCGGACGGCCTGCCCGCCGGCCGCCCGCTGGTGGTCGCGCTGCACGGCTGCACCCAGTCGGCCGCGGCCTACGACGACGCCTCCGGCTGGACCCAGTGGGCCCGGCCGTGGGGCTTCGCCCTGCTGCTGCCGCAGCAGACCAGCAGCAACAACCCGAACTCCTGCTTCGACTGGTACACCCCCGCCGACTTCTCCCGCGACCAGGGCGAGGCGCTCTCGGTGAAGCAGATGGTCGACCGGATGAAGACCGACTACGGCAGCGACGCCGGCCGGGTCTACGTCACCGGCCTCTCGGCCGGCGGGGCGATGACGGCCGCCCTGCTCGCCGACTACCCGGACGTGTTCGCGGGCGGCGGCATCGTCGCGGGCCTGCCGTACCACTGCGCCACCACCCAGGTCGAGGCCAGCGTCACCTGCATGACCACCGGCCGCACCCAGACCCCGGCCCAGTGGGGCGACCTGGTCCGCGCCGCCGACCCCGGCTGGACCGGCCCATGGCCCAAGGTCTCGCTCTGGCAGGGCAGTTCGGATTCGGTGGTCAACCCGGGCAATCTCGGCGAGCTGACCAAGCAGTGGACGGACGCGGACGGCACCGGCCAGACCCCGGCCCTCTCCGAGACCGTCGGCGGCTACCCCCACCAGGTCTACGCCGACCCCGACGGCCAGCCCCGGGTGGAGACTTGGTCGATCACCGGGATGGACCACGGCCAGCCGATCGACCCGGGCAGCGGCCCCACCCAGTGCGGCACCGCCGGCGCGTACCTGCTCGACGCCAACATCTGCGCCTCCTACTGGATCGCCAAGTTCTGGGGCCTGGACGGCACTTCCCCCACTCCCACTCCCTCACCCACTCCCACACCCACCCCCTCCCCCACCACCGGTTCGATCACCCTCACCGACGACACCACCCACGACGGCTACGTGAAGGCCGCCGCCGACGGCAGCTCCCCCAGCGTCGGCACCCTGGCCGACTACCTCGGCCTCGCCGTGGGCCGGGGCACCGACGGCCAGCAGAACCGGGCCCTGCTCTCCTTCGACACCTCCACCCTCCCCGCCGGCGCCACCGTCACCGGCGCCCGACTGACCGTCAGCTGGGCGAGCGGCAGCGGCAACCCCTTCGCCGGCGCCGACCTGGTCGTCGACTCCCGCACCGGCTGCTTCGGCAACAGCTGCGCCACCGCCCCGGACGACTGGCAGGCCACCCCCACCACCCCGGCCGCCGCCACCCTCGCCCCCTTCACCACCGGCACCCGCACCTCCACCACCTTCACCCCCACCGTCACCCCGGGCACCCCCCTCCAACTCCGCCTGGAGTTCGACCACCCCCTGACCAGCACCGCCTACCTCTTCCTCCAGCGCGGCACCCACGCCACCCTCACCCTCGACTACCGCCGCTGA